The following are encoded in a window of Physeter macrocephalus isolate SW-GA chromosome 9, ASM283717v5, whole genome shotgun sequence genomic DNA:
- the QNG1 gene encoding queuosine 5'-phosphate N-glycosylase/hydrolase isoform X1, with protein sequence MQGVAKGILPRLRPPRRGEGREPSEGNALHWLESSRLGPRRRTQAHLTEGGESTGKTAEPHVSDWTTPSKGAPDASRRFPDLQKRKRVPGVRPGASGRGLPPGSACGLGPARGSAQRSAQFPSGIPVTSASYYATVTLDEVRHILRSDTDVPMPLIEERHRILNETGKILLEKFEGSFLNCVRKSDKSAQKLLHLVVESFPSYRDVTQFEGKRISFYKRAQILVADTWSVLEGKGDGCFKDISRITMFADYRLPQVLVYLGALKYSDELLEKLLKGEMLSYGNRQEVEIRGCSLWCVELIRNCLLELTEKKGEKTSGEINSILLDYFLWDYARDHREDMKGIPFHRTRCIYY encoded by the exons ATGCAGGGCGTCGCCAAGGGTATCTTGCCCAGACTTCGCCCTCCAcggagaggggaggggcgggagccGAGTGAGGGCAACGCACTACACTGGTTGGAATCATCGCGACTCGGGCCACGGCGGCGGACGCAGGCCCACCTTACCGAGGGAGGGGAGAGCACGGGCAAGACGGCCGAGCCCCACGTCTCGGACTGGACAACTCCCAGCAAGGGCGCGCCGGACGCTTCGAGGCGGTTTCCAGACCTTCAGAAGCGGAAGCGTGTCCCGGGAGTGCGCCCCGGCGCGAGTGGGCGGGGCCTCCCTCCCGGAAGTGCCTGTGGCCTCGGGCCGGCGCGCGGCTCAGCGCAGCGATCTGCACAGTTCCCCAGTG GGATACCAGTAACTAGTGCTTCGTACTATGCCACAGTGACCCTGGATGAGGTTCGGCATATACTCCGTTCTGACACAGACGTCCCCATGCCTTTGATAGAAGAGAGGCATCGGATTCTCAATGAAACCGGGAAAATTCTGCTTGAGAAATTTGAAGGCTCTTTTCTTAATTGTGTCCGAAAAAGTGATAAAAGTGCTCAGAAGTTATTGCACCTAGTAGTTGAAAGCTTTCCTTCTTATAGAGATGTGACTCAGTTTGAG gggaaaagaatttctttttacaAACGGGCCCAAATCCTTGTGGCAGATACGTGGAGTGTATTAGAGGGAAAAGGAGACGGCTGCTTTAAGGACATCTCCAGAATCACCATGTTTGCCGACTATAGATTACCTCAGGTTCTTGTTTACCTGGGAGCCCTGAAATACTCTGACGAACTACTGGAGAAGCTTCTCAAAG gAGAAATGCTTTCGTATGGGAATAGGCAAGAGGTGGAAATCAGAGGGTGTTCACTTTGGTGTGTTGAGCTGATCCGGAATTGCCTTCTGGAGCTTACTgaaaaaaagggtgaaaaaaCTAGTGGAGAGATCAATTCCATTCTTCTGGATTATTTCTTATGGGACTATGCCCGTGATCACAGGGAAGATATGAAAGGAATTCCATTTCATCGCACACGTTGCATATATTATTGA
- the QNG1 gene encoding queuosine 5'-phosphate N-glycosylase/hydrolase isoform X2 translates to MDGLLTPRESAEFIAENSRDVFIDGVGVRRVAELLLAKAAGPELRVGAWKAFHDLNPKAADEAAVNWVFVTDTLNFSFWSESDEHKCLVGYGGKTYSGYWSLCAAVNRALDEGIPVTSASYYATVTLDEVRHILRSDTDVPMPLIEERHRILNETGKILLEKFEGSFLNCVRKSDKSAQKLLHLVVESFPSYRDVTQFEGKRISFYKRAQILVADTWSVLEGKGDGCFKDISRITMFADYRLPQVLVYLGALKYSDELLEKLLKGEMLSYGNRQEVEIRGCSLWCVELIRNCLLELTEKKGEKTSGEINSILLDYFLWDYARDHREDMKGIPFHRTRCIYY, encoded by the exons ATGGATGGGCTTCTGACTCCCAGGGAGTCCGCAGAATTCATTGCGGAGAACAGTCGAGATGTGTTCATTGACGGCGTAGGCGTGCGGAGGGTGGCCGAGCTTCTGTTGGCCAAGGCCGCGGGGCCCGAGCTGCGCGTGGGGGCCTGGAAGGCCTTTCACGATCTGAACCCCAAGGCGGCCGACGAGGCCGCCGTTAACTGGGTGTTCGTGACAGACACGCTCAACTTCTCCTTCTGGTCGGAGAGTGACGAGCACAAATGTCTGGTGGGGTATGGGGGGAAGACGTACAGTGGGTACTGGTCCCTGTGCGCCGCGGTCAACAGAGCCCTGGACGAAG GGATACCAGTAACTAGTGCTTCGTACTATGCCACAGTGACCCTGGATGAGGTTCGGCATATACTCCGTTCTGACACAGACGTCCCCATGCCTTTGATAGAAGAGAGGCATCGGATTCTCAATGAAACCGGGAAAATTCTGCTTGAGAAATTTGAAGGCTCTTTTCTTAATTGTGTCCGAAAAAGTGATAAAAGTGCTCAGAAGTTATTGCACCTAGTAGTTGAAAGCTTTCCTTCTTATAGAGATGTGACTCAGTTTGAG gggaaaagaatttctttttacaAACGGGCCCAAATCCTTGTGGCAGATACGTGGAGTGTATTAGAGGGAAAAGGAGACGGCTGCTTTAAGGACATCTCCAGAATCACCATGTTTGCCGACTATAGATTACCTCAGGTTCTTGTTTACCTGGGAGCCCTGAAATACTCTGACGAACTACTGGAGAAGCTTCTCAAAG gAGAAATGCTTTCGTATGGGAATAGGCAAGAGGTGGAAATCAGAGGGTGTTCACTTTGGTGTGTTGAGCTGATCCGGAATTGCCTTCTGGAGCTTACTgaaaaaaagggtgaaaaaaCTAGTGGAGAGATCAATTCCATTCTTCTGGATTATTTCTTATGGGACTATGCCCGTGATCACAGGGAAGATATGAAAGGAATTCCATTTCATCGCACACGTTGCATATATTATTGA